The Polyangiaceae bacterium DNA segment GTTCTTCGGCAAATGCGCGGAGCGTTATCCGGGGGCTCGAACATTCGGGCCGCCAGGGCTCGCGGAAAAAGTTCCGGGGCTGCGTGTCGACGAAGTGTTGACGGATTCGGCACCGATCGAGTGGGCAGCCGATTTCGAGCAGATCGTGGTACAGGGAGCGCCGAAGATGTCGGAAGTTGCATTTTTGCACCAAGGCACGCGGACATTGATCGTGAGCGACTTGTTTTTCAATATCGTGCGGCCGGCGGGGCTGATGACGAAGGTGGTGCTCACGCTGATGGGCACGCGCGGGAAGCTCGCCAAAAGCCGATTGTGGTCGACGATGACGGAGGACAAGGCTGCTTTCGATGCGTCGGTGCGCAAGGTGCTCGAATGGGACTTCGATAGGCTCGTGATGGCGCACGGGGATGTCGTCGAAAAGGACGCACGGGCGAAGGCCAGGGCGGCGATGGGGATTTAAGGGCGAATTGCGAGCGAGGTCTCAGCCCGATTTTCGCGGGCTCGAACAGTGGGGCCCCGCGATCGAGGTCTCAGCCCGATTTCCCGCACTCGCGGGACCCCAAACTCGCCCGCTTCGCGGGCTCGAACAGTGGGGCCCCCCCGCGAGCGCAGGAAATTCGGGCTGAGACCTCTTGTGCGAGCTTGTGGCCTGGTCAGGGAAGATCCGAGGCCAGCAACCCATCAATCCCACGGGCACGTTGTCATTTATCGAATTTGACGGGCGATACGCGCTGGGCTGCGCGTACGACGGATGCGACGAGACGCGGCGTGTGGCGGCCGAGAAATACGCCGAGTTTGCCGTGCATGGTGACGATGCATTCGGGCTTTCGGCGCCAAATGCCGTCGACCATTTGTGCCGCAGCTTCGTCGGTCGGCATGACGAGGAATTGCGGAATGGGGTCCTTGCCGTTTTCGCGCAAGTGACCTTTGTTGTCGATGAGGCGAATTTCCGATTCGACGAAACCAGGCAAGATGAGCGTGACGCCGACGCCTTTGGGGGCAAGCTCGAGCTCGAGGCCCTGGGCGAGCGCCGCGACGGCTGCTTTGCTCATGGAGTAGTTGATGGTGCCGGGGGCGACGACGTGGCTGGCGACGCTGCCGATGATGGCGATGCGCCCGCGGGATCGTTCGACGTCGCCGAGCGTTGCGCGAATGGTGCGCAGCACGCCAAAAACGTTGGTCTCGAATTGACGGCGGAAGTCGTCGAGCTCGAGTTTGGCGAAGGCTCCCGTGATGCCAATTCCAGCATTGGCGACGACGACGTCGATGCGCCCGGCCGCATTGCGCACGGCTTCGACGGCGCGTTCGACGTCGCCGTCGCGCGTCACGTCGCATTCGAAGGGGAAGGCTTGTCGTCCGAGCGCGCGCACGTCGGAGGCGACGGAGTCGAGCGCATCTTTGCGGCGTGCGAGCAGCGCGACGTCGGCGCCTTCGGCGGCAAAGCGGCGGCACAAGGCAGCGCCAATGCCGGCGGAGGCGCCGGTGACGATGACGGTTTGTCCGAGAAAACGTCCCATGGTGGCGCGAGCATGCCCGAAAACGGGCGATGGGACAAGAGGAGCGTGATGGAACGTCAGACGGCGTCGTACATGGCGGCAAAGGAGGCGGCTTCGCCGCGCAGCAGAATGTCGATGCGGGGGCTCGTCATGGCCGACGTGTGGAGTTTGGCCGATCGAACGTCGAGAATGGCGGGAACGAATTCGGGTTGCGATTCGCAAAGGCCTCGAGAAAGCAGCGCGAGAACGAGCGCCGTGCGTCGCGGGGTGAGGGGATCATTGCGGAAATAGAGTTTGACGAGGTGCTTTTTGCCGTCGATGACGAGACCAAGCTCGGGATTGATGTCGACTTCGAGCGCGCCGAGCGAGAGGCCGGAACGCGGCGGCTCGAAGAAGTTTTTTGCGCCCTGGGCGAGAAAAGCGCGATATCCGTGGATGACGCGCGGATAATGTTTTTTGCGTGTTTCGTCGGTTTCGTTCCGACAAACGTCATCGAGTGTCGTGGCGGACAAACCATGCCGATGCAGATTGACGATGGCTTCTCGGATGGGACGATAAAAGTCCGAGCACAAATCGTCTTTGCGCTCTTTGTAATCACGGACGCCGCGCAATTTGGGGGTGCCAGTGGCGAGGATGAAATCGACGAAATACGTGAGCGAAATTCGGTCCATCGGAATCCTCCTGGGTTGCTGAGACGAAGTGTCGCTGTGTCTACTGCTTAGACGAAATAATAACACCAGTATTTTCGACTTGCACGGCTTTTTGAATACCCAAGGACAATAAATGTCCGGCCCATTAGGGTGACGAATAATGTCCGCTCGATGGATGGATGCATTGTGAAGGCTCGCGCCGAGCGTGCGTGGAACGGGGAGCGGCTGGCGATTCTGGAGCCGGTGCGCGGAGTGTAGCTCGGAGGACGACATGCTTCCCCTCGGTGCGAAATCTGCACGGCGATGAGGCGACGATCCGTCACATCGTCACGCGGCGAGCGTCGAGACGTCATGCCGCAAAGTGCTTTGCGTACGTAGGTGTGACCGAATGCGAGCTGTGCGGGTCGGAATCCTGCACGAAGTGCTTCCAATTCACGCCGAAGTCGGATAGAAGAGGTACGAGCATCGCGCATGCGCCGCCCGGTCACCTTGGTGAAAAATTCCTTGCAATCAATAATTGTTGTAAAAGTTGGTCCGATCCGCCACGGCGTGGAGGAATGATGAAGCGCTCCGTACGTTACGCCTCGATTTTGGGAACATTGCTCACGGCATCCGTGGTTCGTGCGGGCGGCCCCGATCTACCGGACTACAATGCGTACGAGGATGCGCCGGAGGTGGTGGATCAGCCGCTCGCGAGCACTTTGGTTCCCGAGGGGATGGCGGCTGGGGTGGCGAGCATCGACGAGAAGCGCGGGGTGCCGACGATTTATTGGGCGCCGCAGGATGGGCCGCTTTCGCCGGGATCGTTTCTGTCGCGTCCCGAGGCGTCGGCGCGGTTTTACTTGGAGCATTATGCGCCGCTTTATGGTCTCGCATCGGGTGCGCTTTCCGTCGCGAAAGCCGTGATGGTGCACGACACGGGTCGTGGAGGGATCATTGTCGTGTTTCGTCAGCAAGCGGGCGGAATCGATGTGTTTCAGACCGAGGTCAAGGTTCTGATGACACCGAACCACGAGCTCGTGGCCATTACCGGTAATTTGCATCCGCAGGCGGCCCCGAAAATGGGGCGCGCAGCAAAGTTTACTCTATTGCCGCAAGATGCGATAGCGCGAGCATTCAATGACTTTTTCATGACGAAGGTGCCTCCCAGCGCATTTCTGGACGCGAACAGGCCTCGTCATGGGTATGCGTTTTACCGCCTCGTCGATACCACAGAGACGGGTCGCAAAAATATTGGTTTGTCCCGACCAGCACGCATCAAAAAGGTATATTACGCGATGCCGGGGGAGCTCGTCCCGGCATATTATGTCGAAATCTGGGGCGGCGAAAGATCGGGCGCGAATTCGGTTTTGTATTCGTACGTGATCGCGGCCGACGATGGGCGGCTCTTGCAGCGTCGAAGTTTGACGCGAGATGCCGCATTTCAGTATCGGGTTTGGTCGGACGGGGCGCCGCTTCATACGCCGACCGATGGGCCCATTGCCGATTTTGCGCCGCATCCGACGGGCGTGCCGGATGGCTCGTTCCCACCATTTTCACTTCCGGTGCTCGTAACGGTGGACGGGTTCAATACGAACCCTTCAGGCACGTTCGATCCGTGGCTTCCGGCGGGCGCGACGGAGACGGTGGGCAACAACGTCGATGCGTACATCGATGCGGCGAATCAGGATGACCCCACGGCGCCGAATTTCAGGGCCAATGTCACGGCGCCAGGGGTATTCGACCGGACGTACGACACGCTCGAGAGCCCATCGGTCAATCAAGAGCAGCAGAAGGCGTCGATCACGCAGCTTTTCTTCGACAACAATTACCACCACGACTACTTTTACGATTCAGGCTTCGATGAAGCTGCCGGCAATGCCCAAATGGACAATTTTGGTCGCGGCGGCTTCGGCAATGATCCGCTTCTCGCCGAGGGGCAGGATGGGAGCGGCACGGACAATGCCAATATGAGCACGCCTGGCGACGGGGATTCGCCGCGGATGCAAATGTACGTGTTCAGTGGCCTAGCCAATTTGAATTTTTCGGTGAATCCGGGCAATCAATCGTTTGGCGTGGGTACTGCGAGCTTTGGTCCGCAAACGTTCAATGTGGGGCCGGTGGAGTTGCTGCTCGCCGAAGACGGATCCACGGTGGATTTGGGTGGCGGAAATCCGACGGTGAACGACGCATGTCAGCCGCTCACGGGCGGAATGGGCACGTATGGGGGCAAGATCATCCTGGCCGATCGCGGAGGCTGCACGGACAAAGTGCGCGTCACGAATGCGCAAGACGCTGGCGCTGCGGGCATCATCATTGCCAACAACGTTGCGGGCGGTGGAACGTTCAACGTGACGGCGAGCGGTGGCATGATCCCGCAAAATACGCCCATTTTTTCGATTGGTACGGCGAATGGTGCGGACCTGAAGGCGCAATTGTCGATGCAATCGCTCACCGCATCGATGCTGCGCACTGGTGTCATTCAAAGGGACGGTACGATCGACAATGGCATCGTTGCACATGAATGGGGGCATTATCTCCACTTCCGCTTGACGAGTCCCGGGACGCAGCAAGGTGGCGGCATGAGTGAAGGCTGGGGCGACGTGATTGCTTTGATGCAGCTCGTGCGCCCCGACGATGATTTCAACGGCGTTTTCGCGACGGGCATTTATGCCGCGCAGACGTTCCACGACAGCGGTTATTTCGGTATCCGCCGTTATCCTTACTCGACGGACTTCACGAAGAATGCGCTCACTTTCAAACACATATCGCAGGGACAAGCCTTGCCTGTCGGCGTGCCCTCGTCGAACATTTTTTCGAACGATAATGCCGAAGTGCACAATGCGGGCGAAGTTTGGTGTTCAATGGTTTGGGAATCGTATGCCAACCTGCTCGAAGACACCGTTGGCGTCAATCCGCGGCATACGTTCGACCAGGCCAAACGAAAAATGGCCGATTATATCGTGGCCGGCATGAAGCTCGCGCCCGTCGACATGACGTTCACCGAGCAGCGCGACGGTATTTTGGCAGCAGCCGTTGCAGGCGGCGACATGGAAGATTTCAATGATCTCACGGCGGGGTTTGCCGTGCGCGGTGCGGGTTCGTGTGCCGTGTCGCCGTCGCGAAATTCGACGACGCTCACGGGGGTCGTGGAGAGTTTTTCATCCAATCCCAATGCATCCTTCGTGTCGCTCGTGCTGAGCGAATCGACGCCGAATTGTGACGGTGATGGCGTGCTCGATGCGGGCGAAATGGGGCAAGTCGCGATCAACGTGCAAAATACGGGATGGGCGCCGCTCGTGGGCGCGACGGTGACGCTCACGTCGAGCGATCCGAGCATCCTTTTTCCGAATGGCAATACGGTGAATCTGCCTTCCACGAATGCTTATGCGACGAGCACCGCATTCGTCGATGTCGCGCTCGCTCCGGCCGTGAACATGACGACGCTCGTTTCCTTCAGCGCGGTCATCAATGCGCCCGGCGCGTGCAACACCATGACCAATGGTTCTGGATTTGCCGAAGTGCATTATGATTCCGCGGCGCCTCTTTCGGCCAATGCATCTACGACGGAGACGTTCGAGGGGCTCGTCAAGACGTGGTCAGCCAAGAATGCTATCGGTGGACCGACGGTCCATTGGCAGATCGTGCGTCCCGTTGCCAATGACCTCAATGAAATGGCATTTGGCGCCGACATCAGCGGCGTGAGTGATCATCGATGGGAGTCGCCGGATCTCGAGGTTGGGGCGGGGCCGTTTTCGATGACGTTTCAGCATCGATATGATTTCGAGCAATCTTCTTTTCCGCCCTTTGGAATGCAGAATTGGGACGGCGGCGTCATCGAGGTCAGCGAAGATGGCGGCATGACGTGGGTCGACGTCAACACCATTGCCGGCGCCAATCCCGGGTACACCGGCACGATCAGCACGCTCGCCAGCAATCCACTCGGCGGGCAACAAGGTTATTCGGGTGCGACGGCGGGTTTTTCCGCCGGTACCATGGTAAACCAAACGATTGACTTTGGAACGGCCGTGGCGAACAAGACCATACGTATTCGATTCCGCATCGGTACGGACGAAGCCGTTGGTGCAGGTGGTTGGTTCATTGACGACATCGCTTTCACGGGTCTCACGAACAAGCCTTTTTCGACGCAGACTGCGAATGCAGGCATGTGCAACCTCGCACCGATTGCGGATGCGGGACCGGATCAAATCGTGCCGAGCGGGGCGAACGTGGCGCTCGACGGATCGGGTAGTTCGGATCCGGACAACATGCCGAATCCGCTTACGTACGCGTGGATGCAAACGGCGGGCCCGGGTGTGACGTTGTCGAGCGCGACCGACGTCCAGCCAACGTTTGTTGCGCCAAGTGTTGCAATGAGCACGGTCCTTACGTTCCAGCTCGAGGTGAGCGACGGAGCCGCGGCGGCGAGTGATTCCGTCAACATTACGGTCGAACCTGGCGGCACTGGCGGCATGGGTGGCGGCGGCATGGCGGGCGCTGGCGGCATGGGTGGCGGCGGCATGGCGGGCGCTGGCGGCATGGGTGGCGGCGGCATGGCGGGCGCTGGCGGGATGGGCGGCGTTGGCGGAATGGGCGGCGTTGGCGGGATGGGCGGCGTTGGCGGGATGGGCGGCGTTGGCGGGATGGGCGGCGCTGGCGGCGCGTCGTCGTCGTCGAGCAGCGCGTCGTCGTCGTCGAGCAGCGCGTCGTCGTCGTCGAGCAGCGCGTCGTCGTCGTCGAGCAGCGCGTCGTCGTCGTCGAGCAGCGCGTCGTCGTCATCGAGCAGCGCGTCGTCGTCGTCGAGCAGCGCGTCGTCGTCGTCGAGCAGCTCGTCGTCATCATCGAGCGGCTCGTCGTCGTCATCGAGCAGCGCGTCGTCGTCGTCGAGCAGCGCGTCGTCGTCGTCGAGCAGCGCGTCGTCGTCGTCGAGCAGCGCGTCGTCGTCGTCGAGCAGCGCGTCGTCGTCGTCGAGCAGCGCGTCGTCGTCGTCGAGCAGCTCCGGCATGGGAGGCGCTGGCGGTGGCGGTGGTATGGCGGGCGCTGGCGGTGAGGGTGGCGGTGGTATGGCGGGCGCTGGCGGTGAGGGTGGCGGTGGTATGGCGGGCGCTGGCGGCGACGGTGGCGGTGGTATGGCGGGCGCTGGCGGTGATGATGCCAACGGATCCACCATTGTCATCGGAGGGTGCGCTTGCTCGGTGCCAGCCTCCAATGAATCGGCACCGGTACGCGATGTTGGTGTTTCGCTCCTAGCAGTCATTGGCGCATGGCTCGTTCGCCGCCGCCGCAATGACAAACCCTCTTGACCCTAACGCGGGGAAAGGCGACCGTGTTGGTCGTATTTCCCCGGCTCACTTCGATGCTTGCAATGAAGGATGTGTGCCCCGTTTCGACGAACGCGGCATGGAGGAATGATGAAACGCACTGTACGTTACGCTTCGGTCTTGGTTACGATGCTCACGGGATCCTTCGCGTTCGCTGGCGGGCACGGTTTGCCCAACTACGACGCTTATCTCGACGCGCCTGAGGCGCAAACTCGGCCGCTTTCGAGCAACTTCGTGCCGTCGGAAATGGTGGTCGGTGTCACGAGCATCGATGAGAAGCGGGGCGTGCCGACGGTCTTCTGGGCGCCGCAGAATGGCCCGATGGCTCCGACTTCGTTGCAAGCGCGCCCCGAAGCGGCGGCGCGGTATTATCTGGAGTACTACGCGCCGCTTTATGGCCTCGGGTCCGGAGCTCTTTCGACGGCCAATGCAGCGGCCGTGCACGACACCGGAGGCGGAATCATCGTCGTATTTCGGCAAAAGGCACAGGGGATCGACGTTCATCGTGCCGAGCTGAGTGTCCTCATGCGTTCGAATCGCGAGCTCGTGGCAATCATGGGGAATTTGCACCCGCACGCATCGGCGAAGATGACACGTTCGGCGAAGTTCAGTCTGGCGCCGCAAAATTCGATTGCTCGTGCGTTCAACGATTTCTTTGGGACGAAGGTCCCGGCGAGCGCGTTCGTCGATACGAAGAGGCTCGAATACGGGTATTCGTTCTTCAATCTCGTCGATACGGCGGAGACGAAAAGCAAAAATATCGGTATGGCACGACCAGCCCGTGTCAAAAAGGTGTACTTCGCAATGCCGGACAGCTTGGTTCCCGCGCATTACGTTGAAATCTGGGGTTGGGACAAGACGGCAAAAGAATCGGTTTTGTATTCGTACGTGATCGCAGCCGACGACGGCCGGATGCTCGAACGGCGCAGTTTGACGCACGATGCCGCATTCACATATCGCGTGTGGTCGGATGGAGCGCCCAATTTTACGCCACCGGATGGCCCGCAGGCCGATTATGCGCCGCACCCGACGGGATTGCCGGATGGTTCGTCGCCTGCGTACACGGCGCCCGTGTTGGTGACGGTCGACGGTTTCAATACGAATCCTCAAGGCACGTTCGATCCATGGCTCGCCATGGGCGCGACGCAGTCGACCGGCAACAACGCCGATGCCTACGCGGATCTCGATGCCAACAACAATCCGGACTACCGCGCAACCACGACGGCACCAGGGGTTTTCGATCGAGTATACAATACGTCGCAAAACCCGACCGTGAGCCAGAATCAGGTGCGCGCGTCGATTACGCAGCTCTTCTTCGATGCCAATTATCTGCACGATTATTGGTACGATTCGGGCTTCAACGAGGCGGCGGGCAACGCGCAGCAAAACAATTATGGGCGCGGTGGAGCAGGAAATGATCGCCTGCTCTTGGAAGCGCAAGATGGAGCGAACACCGGCAATCGCAACAACGCGAACATGTCGACGCCGGCAGATGGTTCGTCGCCGCGCATGCAGATGTACGTATGGGACGGGCCGCCGAATGCGAGCTTGACGGTGAATCCGGGCAACCAGACGTTCAGCGCTGGCGTTGCGGGATTCGGGCCTCAGGCGTTCAACATTGGGCCTGCGCAAATCGTGGTGGCGCAGGACAATTCGACCGCCGATCAGGATGGCGGCAACACCGGCAACTTCACGGATGCATGTCAGGCGCTGACCGGCGGCGGAAACACGTATACGGGAAAGATCGTGCTTGCCGATCGTGGAGCGTGTGCCTTCGTGGACAAGGTGAAGAACATTCAAAATGCGGGAGGCATCGGCGCCCTCATTGCAAATAACCAAGCAGTGGGCTTGCCCCCGAGCCCGATGGGGGGGACGGACAATACGATCAACATTGGTACGCTCGGTATCACGCAAGCCGACGGAGCCAGCCTGAAAACGCAAATTCAGGGCGGTACGATCACGGGAACGATGGTCCGCGGACCGGCGACGGACCGCGATGGAACGATTGACAACGGTATCGTCGGACATGAATGGGGCCATTACATTCATCACCGATTGACGAGCCCGGGGACGCAGCAAGGTGGCTCCATGGGCGAAGGCTGGGGCGATTTCGTCGCATTGCATATGCTCATTCGGCAAGGCGATGATCCCACGGGTGTTTACGCGACGGCCGTGTACGCGGGCGCCACGTTTGGCGATAGCGCGTATTACGGAATTCGTCGGTGCGCGTATACGAAGGACATGATGAAGAATGGCTTGACGTTCAAGCACATCTCGGACGGTCAAGCGCTGCCGCCCAGCGTCATCGATTTCGGCAACGAAAACTCCGAAGTGCACAACGCGGGCGAAATTTGGGCCACGATGATGTTCGAGGCGTACACGAATCTGCTCCTCGATGCGCAAGGCCCCAATGCTCGGCATACGTTCGACCAAGCCAAACGCAAAATGGCCGATTACGTCGTGGGTGGCATGCAGGCCGCCCCAGCGAACATGACGTTCACCGAGCAGCGCGACGGCATTTTGGCAGCGGCGATTGCCGGCGGAGACCTGGAGGATTTTCAGGATCTCGCAGCAGGTTATGCCACGCGTGGCATCGGCGCCTGTGCCGTGTCGCCAGCGCGCAATTCAACGACGCTCACGGGCGTCGTGGAAAGCTTTACGGCCAATCCGCAGCCGGTCTTCATTTCGACGGAGCTCACCGAGGGCGTGCCGAACTGTGATGGCGACGGCGTGCTGGATGCAGGGGAAACCGGTCAAGTGGCGATCAACATCCAAAACCTTGGCTGGTCACCGCTATCGGGCGCAACCGTGACGGTCACGTCGAGCAACCCGAGCCTCACGTTCCCCAGTGGGAATTCAACAATGTTGCCGATGACGAACGTCTTCGAAACGACGACGGCTTACGTGCCGGTTGTCTTGTCGAATGCCGTGAATGCAACGACGGTGATACCCCTCAATATCGTCATCAATGCACCGTCGGCGTGCACGGCGACGACCAATGCCACCGGTGCGGCCGAAGTGCATTACGATTCGTATGCACCCCTGACGCCGAATGCATCGACGACCGAAACCTTCGAGGGGCTCGAGAAGACCTGGTCGGCGACGCTCGCCTCGGGGACGGCCACGACGCTTTGGCAGATCATTCGGCCGAACGCCACCGCCGCGAATGAATTGATCTACGGTCAAGACATCGCCAGCGTCAGCGACCATCGTTATGAATCGCCAGACCTCGCCGTCGGTGCAGGCGCCTTCTCCATGACCTTCCAGCATCGGTACCAATTCGAACGTTCGCAGGGTCAGAACTGGGATGGCGCCGTCATCGAATACAGTGAAGACGGCGGCATGAACTGGGCCGACATCAGTACGCTCGCCGGGGTCAATCCCGGTTATGGCGGCACCATCAGCACCCAGGCCAGCAATCCCCTCGGCGGTCGGACGGGGTACGTCAATGCTACGAATGGTTTTGCCAACGGCACGATGGTAAACCAAACGATTAACTTCGGCACGACGCTCGCCAACAAGACCATCAAGCTGCGCTTCCGCATTGGTACGGACGAGGCTGTTGGCTCGGGCGGTTGGTACATCGATAACATCGCCTTCACGGGCCTGACGAACAAGCCCTTCTCGGCTCAGGCGGCCGAGGATGGCATGTGCATGAACGAGCTACCGATTGCGAATGCAGGCGTCGATCAGGTCGTACCGAGCGGCGCCAATGTCATGCTCGATGGCTCCGGAAGCTCTGATCCGGACAACCAGCCGAGCCCCCTTGCATTCGCGTGGTCGCAGACCGCGGGGCCAGGTGTGATGCTTTCCGCGCCAATGAGTGCCATGACGAACTTCGTCGCGCCCGCTGTCATGATGGATACGCTCCTCACGTTCCAGTTGACGGTGGACGACGGTGCCGCGTCTGCGAACGATTCGGTGAACGTGTTGGTGCAGGCTGAACCGGGCACCGGCGGCGCTGGCGGCATGGCGGGTGCTGGCGGCATGGGCGGCGCTGGCGGCATGGCGGGCGCTGGCGGCATGGGCGGCGCTGGCGGCATGGGCGGCGCTGGCGGTATGGGCGGCGCTGGCGGCATGGCGGGTGCTGGCGGCATGGCTGGCGAAGGCGGCATGGCGGGCGCTGGCGGCATGGGCGGCGCTGGCGGCGGCATGGCGGGTGCTGGCGGCATGGCTGGCGAAGGCGGCATGGCGGGCGCTGGCGGCATGGCTGGCGAAGGCGGCATGGCGGGCGCTGGCGGCATGGCTGGCGAAGGCGGCATGGCGGGCGAAGGCGGAGCTGGCGGCGGGTCCACTCGGCCGCCTCCGGTGCTCAGCGAAGGCGGTTGCGATTGCTCCGTTCCTGGCGGCGAGCGTCCAGAGCCCGCTCGCGATGTCGCAGGCTCGCTCCTCGCACTCGTTGGCGCGTGGCTCGTGCGCCGTCGTCGCAGCGGCAAACCCTCCTGACAACCTGCATCGAGGGGAAAACGAATCGCTCGATGCGTTTTCCCCTCGCGCGCATTCGGTTCCGCCCACCCATTGCTCGTCAATGGCGTGGGCGGTTTGTTTGGAGGTATATGGGGGACGATGAACGCGTAGGGGCGGGAAACGCGGTTGGTCCAGTCATGCCATTCAATCAGTGTGGCGTGGCCGGAGCCATTGCTGCAATGACGAATTGGCCAATTGCGGCCAGCATTCCGAGCGCAAACATCATCGACCGCGCCTTGTCGACATTGGCAACGTACAAGACGCCATGTAGAAAGCGGGCCACGACCCACACGATCGCAAGAATCATCGAATGCGTCGGGTTGGCATGCGTGACATGCGCTACGAGAACTGCGGGCGCATACACGGCAAGTGCTTCCATTGCGTTCTGGTGCGCAGAATATGCGCGCGCACCCTTGCCTTCGAGCTTCGATGTTTGAAGGCGCGGATGCGCATTGTCTAAATTGCCGAATTGCTCCTTGCGAGCCGACAAGGCTACAGGCAGCCACGCATAAGGCAGGATCACGGCAACGAGCAAGGTCCAAAGCGGGATGGTCATGGGAAAAGTTCTCCTCGGCAAGATTCGGAAGACGAGAAACCGCGCTCTTCGCAGGATACACGGGCGAAAAATCGGGTGCGCGTTCCCCCTAATTGGCGAAGCGTAGATCAATTTTGCAGCGAAGCGCTAGTTTTCTGTTGTTCGACTGCGCAAACGAAGGGGCGCATTGTGGTTCATAACTCAAATCACAAATCCGGTTCGCGCAACGCGATGCGTCGAAAATGATTGTGAACACATTTGGCATACGGCCTGCTAGAGTGAATCGAGGGAAGGAGTTCCTTAACGATGATGACGAAACTTCATTGCGGTATTCTTGCGGCGTTCATGGCGAGCGCGGGGGCATTGACGGTCGGTTGCGACGAAACGACCACGACGGGGACCAGCAGCTCGAGCTCGTCCGGTTCCGGTGGCTCTGCGGGGGAAGGTGGAATGGCCGGTAACGGGGGAGCGGCCGGGGGTGGTGCTGGTGGCGGCGGAATGGGAGGAACTGGTGGAGTGGGTGGCGGCGGAAGCGGCGGC contains these protein-coding regions:
- a CDS encoding M36 family metallopeptidase — protein: MMKRTVRYASVLVTMLTGSFAFAGGHGLPNYDAYLDAPEAQTRPLSSNFVPSEMVVGVTSIDEKRGVPTVFWAPQNGPMAPTSLQARPEAAARYYLEYYAPLYGLGSGALSTANAAAVHDTGGGIIVVFRQKAQGIDVHRAELSVLMRSNRELVAIMGNLHPHASAKMTRSAKFSLAPQNSIARAFNDFFGTKVPASAFVDTKRLEYGYSFFNLVDTAETKSKNIGMARPARVKKVYFAMPDSLVPAHYVEIWGWDKTAKESVLYSYVIAADDGRMLERRSLTHDAAFTYRVWSDGAPNFTPPDGPQADYAPHPTGLPDGSSPAYTAPVLVTVDGFNTNPQGTFDPWLAMGATQSTGNNADAYADLDANNNPDYRATTTAPGVFDRVYNTSQNPTVSQNQVRASITQLFFDANYLHDYWYDSGFNEAAGNAQQNNYGRGGAGNDRLLLEAQDGANTGNRNNANMSTPADGSSPRMQMYVWDGPPNASLTVNPGNQTFSAGVAGFGPQAFNIGPAQIVVAQDNSTADQDGGNTGNFTDACQALTGGGNTYTGKIVLADRGACAFVDKVKNIQNAGGIGALIANNQAVGLPPSPMGGTDNTINIGTLGITQADGASLKTQIQGGTITGTMVRGPATDRDGTIDNGIVGHEWGHYIHHRLTSPGTQQGGSMGEGWGDFVALHMLIRQGDDPTGVYATAVYAGATFGDSAYYGIRRCAYTKDMMKNGLTFKHISDGQALPPSVIDFGNENSEVHNAGEIWATMMFEAYTNLLLDAQGPNARHTFDQAKRKMADYVVGGMQAAPANMTFTEQRDGILAAAIAGGDLEDFQDLAAGYATRGIGACAVSPARNSTTLTGVVESFTANPQPVFISTELTEGVPNCDGDGVLDAGETGQVAINIQNLGWSPLSGATVTVTSSNPSLTFPSGNSTMLPMTNVFETTTAYVPVVLSNAVNATTVIPLNIVINAPSACTATTNATGAAEVHYDSYAPLTPNASTTETFEGLEKTWSATLASGTATTLWQIIRPNATAANELIYGQDIASVSDHRYESPDLAVGAGAFSMTFQHRYQFERSQGQNWDGAVIEYSEDGGMNWADISTLAGVNPGYGGTISTQASNPLGGRTGYVNATNGFANGTMVNQTINFGTTLANKTIKLRFRIGTDEAVGSGGWYIDNIAFTGLTNKPFSAQAAEDGMCMNELPIANAGVDQVVPSGANVMLDGSGSSDPDNQPSPLAFAWSQTAGPGVMLSAPMSAMTNFVAPAVMMDTLLTFQLTVDDGAASANDSVNVLVQAEPGTGGAGGMAGAGGMGGAGGMAGAGGMGGAGGMGGAGGMGGAGGMAGAGGMAGEGGMAGAGGMGGAGGGMAGAGGMAGEGGMAGAGGMAGEGGMAGAGGMAGEGGMAGEGGAGGGSTRPPPVLSEGGCDCSVPGGERPEPARDVAGSLLALVGAWLVRRRRSGKPS
- a CDS encoding MAPEG family protein, whose product is MTIPLWTLLVAVILPYAWLPVALSARKEQFGNLDNAHPRLQTSKLEGKGARAYSAHQNAMEALAVYAPAVLVAHVTHANPTHSMILAIVWVVARFLHGVLYVANVDKARSMMFALGMLAAIGQFVIAAMAPATPH